A window of Phragmitibacter flavus contains these coding sequences:
- a CDS encoding ThuA domain-containing protein: MNRRTLLTLGLPVLAAASVFLLAANAQDPAPTPIKPAALKVLMITGGCCHDYEAQKMILSEGLSARANVEFTVIHEGPGPKEKDARLHKISIYEKDDWAKGYDLILHNECFGAVTDNAFIERIAKAHFDGVPAVMLHCSTHSYRAATTDEWRKCLGITSMKHEKNHDMLIKNANPEHPVMKGFPEEWLNPKDELYINDKVWENTVTLGTSFGEEVKKDHTVIWANTYGKGKIFGTTLGHSNDTMQDPVYLDLVARGLLWAADKLDENGKPKVGYEGQVKK; the protein is encoded by the coding sequence ATGAATCGCCGCACCCTTCTCACCCTCGGACTCCCCGTCCTCGCCGCCGCCAGCGTCTTTCTCCTCGCCGCCAACGCCCAGGACCCCGCCCCAACTCCAATCAAACCCGCCGCCCTCAAGGTGCTGATGATCACCGGCGGCTGCTGCCATGATTACGAAGCCCAGAAAATGATCCTCAGCGAAGGTCTCAGCGCTCGCGCCAACGTCGAATTCACTGTCATTCACGAAGGACCCGGCCCCAAAGAAAAAGACGCCCGACTCCACAAAATCAGCATCTACGAAAAAGACGACTGGGCCAAAGGTTACGACCTCATCCTGCACAACGAATGTTTTGGTGCCGTCACCGACAACGCCTTCATCGAACGCATCGCCAAAGCCCACTTCGATGGCGTCCCCGCCGTGATGCTTCATTGCTCCACCCACAGCTACCGCGCCGCCACCACCGACGAATGGCGCAAATGCCTCGGCATCACCAGCATGAAGCACGAGAAAAACCACGACATGCTCATCAAAAACGCCAATCCCGAGCATCCCGTCATGAAAGGTTTCCCCGAAGAATGGCTCAACCCCAAAGACGAACTCTACATCAACGACAAAGTCTGGGAAAACACCGTCACCCTCGGCACCAGCTTTGGTGAAGAAGTCAAAAAAGACCACACCGTCATCTGGGCCAACACTTACGGCAAAGGCAAAATCTTCGGCACCACCCTGGGCCACAGCAACGACACCATGCAAGACCCCGTTTATCTCGACCTCGTCGCCCGCGGCCTCCTCTGGGCCGCCGACAAACTCGACGAAAACGGCAAACCCAAGGTTGGCTACGAAGGTCAGGTGAAGAAGTAA
- a CDS encoding phosphatidylserine decarboxylase: MAEPIVFFDRYKQQLETEVVYGEGFLRWAYEHAVGRVATQVLVKRACFSQWYGWRMNQAKSRGLIAPFIERYGIDVGEMKRSPGEFEHFNAFFARELNAGARPVDAASDAVVFPADGRHFVIPDIAENDGIFVKGTRFNLLELLGDKTLAKRFAHGSMLISRLCPVDYHRFHFPWEGIPGEPRLIGGDLYSVSPIALRRRQSLLWENKRYVTRLQTDLLGEVLLLDVGATCVGTVVSTFEPGKHVVKGDEKGYFLFGGSCVITIFEPGRVVFEADLLEQSSQRKEVYARIGDRAATVVEVG; encoded by the coding sequence ATGGCCGAGCCGATTGTTTTTTTTGATCGTTACAAGCAGCAACTTGAGACGGAGGTGGTGTATGGAGAGGGGTTTTTGCGCTGGGCGTATGAGCATGCGGTTGGCAGAGTGGCAACGCAGGTGCTGGTGAAGCGGGCGTGTTTTTCGCAATGGTATGGGTGGCGGATGAACCAGGCGAAGAGCCGGGGTTTGATTGCGCCGTTCATTGAGCGTTATGGGATTGATGTGGGCGAGATGAAGCGGTCGCCGGGGGAGTTCGAGCATTTTAATGCGTTTTTCGCACGGGAGTTGAATGCGGGGGCGAGGCCGGTGGATGCGGCGTCGGATGCGGTGGTGTTTCCGGCGGACGGTCGGCATTTTGTCATTCCGGACATTGCCGAGAACGACGGGATTTTTGTGAAGGGGACGCGCTTTAATCTGCTGGAGTTGCTGGGGGACAAGACGCTGGCGAAGCGGTTTGCGCATGGATCGATGTTGATCTCGAGATTGTGTCCGGTGGATTATCACCGTTTTCATTTTCCGTGGGAGGGGATTCCCGGGGAGCCGCGTTTGATTGGCGGGGATTTGTATTCGGTGAGTCCGATCGCGCTGCGGCGGCGGCAGTCCTTGTTATGGGAGAACAAGCGGTATGTGACGCGATTGCAGACGGATTTGCTGGGCGAGGTGCTGCTGCTCGATGTGGGAGCGACCTGTGTGGGCACGGTGGTGTCGACTTTTGAGCCGGGCAAGCATGTGGTGAAGGGCGATGAGAAGGGCTATTTTCTTTTTGGCGGCTCGTGTGTGATCACGATTTTTGAGCCGGGCCGGGTGGTGTTTGAGGCGGATTTGCTGGAGCAGAGCTCGCAACGAAAGGAAGTGTATGCGCGGATTGGGGATCGTGCGGCGACGGTGGTGGAGGTGGGGTGA
- a CDS encoding class I SAM-dependent methyltransferase, with protein MIGPEWLLERLRLSPDGRLPWVEVMDQALYAPGVGYYRRGVRRIGRSGDFYTSVSVGGLYGELLAVFSKGIWVEMECPTEFLVVEQGAHDGQLMRDFLEGARREDAEFFEVLRVVLVEPDGELRRAQQENIGDLAGDRVRWVEDWSEIRGQGLIFCNELLDAFAVHWLKRVGKGWRELWVEEEEKFGGGLVFVEGELSTQALAMEAALLEGDFAEGQLIEVNVAMVQWLREVSGSGFEGVMLVADYGLPERELLAAERMEGTLRRYMGHRSDGRVLEDLGECDLTSHVNFTRLASEGLALGWRVVEFVEQGRFLTRVASAKMGEPGFVASASWVRQFQMLTHPHHLGQSFHVLALAKGALGAEVCASLDSDAALRRLGLGDQM; from the coding sequence ATGATTGGGCCTGAGTGGCTGTTGGAACGTCTACGGTTGTCGCCAGACGGGCGATTGCCGTGGGTGGAGGTGATGGATCAGGCTTTGTATGCGCCAGGGGTGGGATATTATCGGCGGGGAGTGCGGCGGATTGGACGGTCGGGGGATTTTTATACGAGTGTGAGCGTGGGGGGACTCTATGGGGAGCTGCTGGCGGTGTTTTCCAAGGGAATTTGGGTGGAGATGGAATGTCCGACAGAGTTTTTGGTGGTGGAGCAGGGGGCGCATGATGGGCAGTTGATGCGGGATTTTTTGGAGGGGGCGAGGAGGGAGGATGCGGAGTTTTTTGAGGTGTTGCGGGTGGTGTTGGTGGAACCGGATGGGGAACTGCGACGGGCACAGCAGGAGAATATTGGGGATTTGGCGGGGGATCGGGTCCGTTGGGTGGAGGATTGGAGCGAGATCAGGGGGCAAGGGTTGATTTTCTGCAATGAATTGTTGGATGCGTTTGCGGTGCATTGGTTGAAGCGCGTGGGCAAGGGTTGGCGGGAGTTGTGGGTGGAAGAGGAGGAGAAGTTTGGGGGCGGACTGGTTTTTGTTGAGGGGGAGTTGTCGACGCAGGCATTGGCGATGGAGGCGGCGTTGCTGGAGGGGGATTTTGCGGAGGGGCAGTTGATCGAAGTGAATGTGGCGATGGTGCAGTGGTTGCGAGAGGTTTCGGGGAGTGGATTTGAGGGAGTGATGCTGGTGGCGGATTATGGCTTGCCGGAGCGCGAGTTGCTGGCGGCGGAACGGATGGAGGGGACCTTGCGCCGGTATATGGGGCATCGGAGTGATGGTCGGGTGCTGGAGGATCTGGGGGAGTGTGATCTGACCTCGCATGTGAATTTCACCAGGCTGGCGTCGGAGGGGCTGGCGTTGGGCTGGCGGGTGGTGGAATTTGTGGAGCAGGGTCGATTTTTGACGCGCGTGGCGTCGGCGAAGATGGGCGAGCCGGGGTTTGTGGCTTCGGCGTCATGGGTCCGGCAGTTTCAGATGTTGACCCATCCACATCATTTGGGGCAATCGTTTCACGTATTGGCGCTTGCCAAGGGGGCGTTGGGGGCGGAGGTCTGCGCATCATTGGATTCCGATGCGGCGCTGCGTCGATTGGGATTGGGTGATCAAATGTGA
- a CDS encoding transglycosylase domain-containing protein, with product MSDPDVNPIAKKLTNQPRPTGERHNVRRRRSRRFFLSKWFAIFAMLVLLGGVATFGIVMAYVKPLREQAATFDLEALHKIEKASLILDRRGAEVGRIYMLNRTPIPINQVPQNTIDALVAQEDERFFQHSGVDFIGIVRAIWLNYRAGSETQGASTITQQLAREAFKLKDLETGEKNSRYNRKIVEWFLAERIEKNYTKSEILELYLNRIYFGGGFYGIQAAAQGFFGKNATQLTVTESATIVGIIKSPNNLQPLRHPERATAARNHVLNRMVTEGTLSKGELETLSAQPIVTVERMTNPQDSYVYEAVRQEAAKIIGGEAALLGGFNIHTTIDAKLQKVAEASVRKHLAEVEKRDAYPHQTYEKYRALVQLYDEKRKAGKNTISPPLPKPEYLQASVLAIDNENGGILAMVGGRDFADSEYNRALQSSRPPGTAFTPFVFATAFQSSDYYPPLQIEDRPIDNRRVMIGGLQGILGEWGTETMERTVFKGTVTARDALAQGRNSATAELGERIGRGPVIELAKKVGFQSTIKDYPSSFLGASEVRLDELCLAYSTFANSGKRPQQVTLIKRITDYEGKIIYEVKEDTQTTVEAIDEIAAFQTHSCLTDALATGTGSVAYSEYGLEKFPAAGKTGTHYEFKDLWFMGYTSAITCGVWSGFDQQKTIYEGAFSNRITLPIWVDIMNASRKDYKPEEITPPKNAELIEVCRTSGQRATDGCYVNVTKNGNTQSVRNTSLEVLRPDSHFDSYCTEHPHSGLDLMPPRMRSPLAQNSASFSGSESTNASPVRMQGLTLVGNDPYNTVLPVLKAEPVNPDGSRVIKAEPVEEPEATQSPIKLAPPPRLELE from the coding sequence ATGTCCGATCCTGACGTCAATCCTATCGCCAAAAAACTCACCAATCAGCCCCGCCCCACCGGCGAACGGCACAATGTGAGACGCCGCCGCAGCCGCCGTTTTTTCCTTTCCAAATGGTTCGCCATTTTCGCCATGTTGGTGCTGCTCGGCGGAGTCGCGACCTTTGGCATCGTCATGGCCTACGTCAAACCCCTGCGCGAACAGGCCGCCACGTTTGACCTCGAAGCGCTTCACAAAATCGAGAAAGCCAGCCTCATTCTCGACCGCCGTGGTGCCGAAGTCGGCCGCATCTACATGCTCAACCGCACCCCCATTCCCATCAATCAGGTGCCCCAAAACACCATCGACGCCCTCGTTGCCCAGGAAGACGAACGATTCTTCCAGCACAGCGGCGTCGACTTCATCGGCATCGTCCGCGCCATCTGGCTCAACTACCGGGCCGGCTCCGAAACCCAGGGCGCCAGCACCATCACCCAGCAGCTCGCCCGCGAAGCCTTCAAACTCAAGGACCTCGAAACCGGCGAAAAAAATTCCCGCTACAACCGCAAGATCGTCGAATGGTTCCTTGCTGAACGCATCGAGAAAAATTACACCAAGTCCGAGATCCTCGAACTCTACCTCAACCGCATTTATTTTGGAGGCGGCTTCTACGGCATCCAGGCTGCCGCCCAGGGATTTTTCGGCAAAAACGCCACCCAGCTCACCGTCACCGAAAGCGCCACCATCGTCGGCATCATCAAGAGCCCCAACAACCTTCAACCGCTCCGCCATCCCGAACGCGCCACCGCCGCCCGCAACCACGTGCTCAACCGCATGGTCACCGAAGGCACCCTTTCAAAAGGCGAACTCGAGACCCTCAGCGCCCAGCCCATTGTCACCGTCGAACGCATGACGAACCCCCAGGACAGCTACGTCTACGAAGCCGTCAGACAGGAAGCCGCCAAAATCATCGGCGGTGAAGCCGCCCTGCTCGGCGGATTCAACATCCACACCACCATCGACGCCAAACTGCAAAAAGTCGCCGAAGCCTCCGTCCGCAAACACCTTGCCGAAGTCGAAAAACGCGACGCCTACCCCCACCAAACCTACGAAAAATACCGCGCCCTCGTCCAGCTCTACGACGAAAAACGCAAGGCCGGCAAAAACACCATTTCGCCTCCCCTCCCCAAACCCGAATACCTTCAGGCCTCCGTCCTCGCCATCGACAACGAAAATGGCGGCATCCTCGCCATGGTCGGCGGACGCGATTTCGCCGACAGCGAATACAACCGCGCCCTCCAGTCCAGCCGCCCCCCCGGCACCGCCTTCACCCCCTTCGTTTTCGCCACCGCCTTCCAAAGCTCCGATTACTACCCGCCTCTCCAAATCGAAGACCGACCCATCGACAACCGTCGCGTCATGATCGGCGGCCTCCAAGGCATCCTTGGCGAATGGGGCACCGAAACCATGGAACGGACCGTCTTCAAAGGCACCGTCACCGCCCGCGATGCCCTCGCCCAAGGCCGCAACTCCGCCACCGCCGAACTCGGCGAACGCATCGGACGGGGCCCGGTGATTGAACTCGCCAAAAAAGTCGGCTTCCAGTCCACCATCAAGGACTACCCCAGCAGCTTCCTCGGAGCCAGCGAGGTCCGCCTCGACGAACTCTGCCTTGCCTACAGCACCTTTGCCAACAGCGGCAAACGCCCCCAGCAGGTCACCCTCATCAAACGCATCACCGACTACGAAGGCAAGATCATTTACGAGGTCAAGGAGGACACCCAGACCACAGTCGAAGCCATCGACGAAATCGCCGCCTTTCAGACCCACTCCTGCCTCACCGACGCCCTCGCCACCGGCACGGGCAGCGTCGCCTACTCCGAATACGGCCTTGAAAAATTCCCCGCCGCCGGCAAAACCGGCACCCATTACGAATTTAAAGACCTCTGGTTCATGGGCTACACCAGCGCCATCACCTGCGGCGTCTGGTCCGGATTCGACCAGCAAAAAACCATCTACGAAGGCGCCTTCAGCAACCGCATCACCCTGCCCATCTGGGTGGACATCATGAATGCCTCCAGGAAAGACTATAAACCCGAGGAAATCACCCCTCCCAAAAACGCCGAACTCATCGAAGTCTGCCGCACCAGCGGACAACGCGCCACCGACGGCTGCTACGTCAATGTCACCAAAAACGGCAACACCCAGTCCGTGCGCAACACCTCACTCGAAGTTCTGCGACCCGACAGTCACTTCGACAGCTACTGCACCGAGCACCCCCACTCCGGCCTCGACCTCATGCCCCCCCGCATGCGCAGTCCGCTGGCACAAAACTCCGCCAGCTTCAGCGGCAGCGAATCCACCAACGCCTCCCCCGTCCGCATGCAAGGCCTCACCCTCGTTGGCAATGACCCTTACAACACGGTGCTCCCCGTCCTCAAAGCCGAGCCCGTCAATCCCGACGGCTCCCGCGTCATCAAAGCCGAGCCCGTCGAAGAGCCCGAAGCCACCCAGTCCCCCATCAAACTCGCCCCCCCACCGCGCCTTGAGTTGGAGTAG
- a CDS encoding ComEA family DNA-binding protein yields MGELIDEDFFKKREQALQQQVKGQRWLTVLMVILLVVVVLGVLWWRMKNNPDTMIVDINKASMEQLQYLPEVGPVTAQDIVNGRPYESVEDLKKVRGIGEKTFQKIRPRVKLE; encoded by the coding sequence ATGGGCGAGCTGATTGACGAAGATTTTTTTAAGAAGCGTGAGCAGGCGTTGCAGCAGCAGGTGAAGGGTCAACGCTGGTTGACGGTGCTGATGGTGATTCTGCTGGTGGTCGTGGTGCTCGGCGTTCTTTGGTGGCGGATGAAAAACAATCCGGACACGATGATCGTCGACATCAACAAGGCGAGCATGGAGCAGTTGCAGTATTTGCCGGAGGTGGGTCCGGTGACCGCGCAGGACATCGTCAATGGACGGCCGTATGAGTCGGTGGAAGACCTTAAGAAAGTGAGAGGAATCGGCGAGAAGACGTTTCAGAAGATCCGTCCGCGGGTGAAGCTGGAGTAG
- a CDS encoding ribonuclease H-like domain-containing protein has product MPRDIVYFDLETQRTANDVGGWQNKHQMGVSVGCTFSTKTGQYHIFTEQTVKELIDQLLRADLVVGFNHVSFDYSVLAGYYPFDLAEQLRSLDILVEVEKKIGHRLKLEALASATLGAGKTADGLDAIRWWQQGKVAEIAEYCCYDVKVTKCLYEHGVEYGEVRYLDRNHREQVVAVEWSL; this is encoded by the coding sequence ATGCCACGAGACATTGTGTATTTTGATTTGGAGACGCAGCGCACTGCGAATGATGTGGGCGGATGGCAGAACAAACATCAAATGGGGGTGTCGGTGGGTTGCACGTTCAGCACCAAAACGGGGCAGTATCACATTTTTACGGAGCAGACGGTGAAGGAATTGATCGACCAGTTGCTGCGGGCGGATCTGGTGGTGGGGTTCAACCATGTGAGTTTTGATTACTCGGTGCTGGCAGGGTATTATCCGTTTGATCTGGCGGAGCAGTTGCGGAGTCTGGACATCCTTGTGGAGGTGGAGAAAAAGATTGGTCACCGGTTGAAGCTGGAGGCGCTGGCGAGTGCCACTTTGGGCGCAGGGAAGACGGCGGACGGTTTGGATGCGATTCGCTGGTGGCAGCAGGGCAAGGTGGCGGAGATTGCGGAATATTGCTGTTACGATGTGAAGGTGACGAAGTGTCTGTATGAGCACGGGGTGGAATATGGCGAGGTGAGGTATCTGGATCGGAATCACCGGGAGCAGGTGGTGGCAGTGGAGTGGAGTTTGTAG
- a CDS encoding RDD family protein, giving the protein MQYHLNIAGEPGGPHSQFTIIDRIRDGSVTPDMMIWRQGFDAWRRVGDVEEFEGYWKVAKGEEDTPTRAEKGRLARAKSLERAEPKAVKSAPMEIDGLDSDFVEMQKPRPWLRFWARMVDYMWFTGVVVFILAAILPVSSVQWMMWASQHYIPIESLLILCYVPVEAWCLARFGKTPGRALLRLEVVSVTGGRLTFQQALVRSVQVYVKGVGLWLPLVSLLVMSWSRVQLLRRGQTSWDVDCGTAVTSEPPQRWRLVLLGAMVLGLAVLTAMGFILRPELVEAMKAQGGL; this is encoded by the coding sequence ATGCAATACCATTTAAACATCGCGGGGGAGCCTGGCGGGCCACATTCGCAGTTTACGATCATCGACCGTATTCGGGATGGATCGGTGACGCCCGACATGATGATCTGGCGTCAGGGATTTGATGCATGGCGTCGGGTTGGTGATGTGGAGGAATTTGAGGGTTACTGGAAGGTGGCGAAGGGGGAGGAGGATACGCCGACGAGAGCGGAGAAGGGGAGGCTTGCCAGAGCCAAAAGCCTGGAACGCGCCGAACCCAAAGCGGTCAAATCGGCTCCCATGGAGATCGATGGCTTGGATTCTGATTTTGTGGAAATGCAGAAGCCGAGGCCATGGTTGCGGTTTTGGGCGCGGATGGTGGATTACATGTGGTTCACCGGTGTGGTGGTCTTTATCCTGGCGGCGATTCTGCCGGTGTCATCAGTGCAGTGGATGATGTGGGCGTCGCAGCATTACATTCCGATCGAGTCGCTGCTGATCCTTTGTTATGTGCCGGTGGAGGCGTGGTGCCTGGCGCGATTTGGCAAGACCCCGGGGCGGGCGTTGTTGCGTCTGGAAGTGGTTTCGGTGACCGGGGGAAGGTTGACTTTTCAACAGGCGCTGGTGCGTTCGGTGCAGGTTTATGTGAAAGGGGTGGGGCTTTGGCTGCCGCTGGTTTCGTTGCTGGTGATGTCGTGGTCGCGGGTGCAGTTGTTGCGCCGTGGTCAGACCTCGTGGGATGTGGATTGCGGGACAGCCGTCACGAGTGAACCTCCGCAGCGGTGGCGTCTGGTGTTGTTGGGAGCGATGGTGTTGGGGCTGGCGGTGCTGACGGCGATGGGTTTCATTCTGCGACCTGAGCTCGTCGAAGCGATGAAGGCGCAGGGGGGACTCTGA
- the infA gene encoding translation initiation factor IF-1, whose amino-acid sequence MPEDKEQAVELDGVVSAVLAGTMFRVKLRNGHEVLAHISGKMRKRFIRLVIGDQVKLEMSQYDTEKARIVYRL is encoded by the coding sequence GTGCCGGAAGACAAAGAGCAGGCGGTTGAGCTGGATGGCGTGGTTTCGGCGGTTTTGGCGGGAACGATGTTTCGGGTGAAGTTGCGCAACGGGCACGAGGTGCTGGCGCATATCTCCGGTAAAATGCGCAAACGGTTCATTCGTCTGGTGATTGGTGATCAGGTGAAGCTTGAGATGTCGCAATACGACACGGAAAAAGCTCGTATTGTTTACCGACTCTAA
- a CDS encoding ATP-binding protein yields MSPNLKSLHLALQHSPDNVPLLLHFANSCLDEFLVPEARETFLKVTNLQPGHTDARLGLAQVVHLEGKTSEAIVRLDQLVEEQPHSATAHLALSRLLAGENEIDRARILYQRALELNPALTDSSLEKQLAESPPSSSSHSNSQRRKAGLTSDGDYFQADDESDDNPDSDDEDSRPRGGTAFDLGLADFEKPKLSFADVGGMDEVKDAIRMKIIHPLQHADLFRAYNKKVGGGVLLYGPPGCGKTLLSKATAGEIKANFIALGLHQILDMWIGNSEKNMHEVFELARQHAPCILFFDEVDALAADRRDLRQSAGRNLINQFLSEMDGAQSDNDGVLILGATNAPWHIDPAFRRPGRFDRTLFVPPPDQPARAAIAEVMAKNRPIGELDPIALAKKTEGFSGADLKAVFDLATESVLEEAMKSGKVVPLNTKDLIKAAGRHKPTTKAWFDSARNYAMYSNQSGYYDDVLKYLGLLK; encoded by the coding sequence ATGTCCCCGAACCTCAAGTCCCTCCATCTCGCCCTCCAGCACTCTCCGGACAACGTCCCCCTGCTGCTGCACTTCGCCAACTCGTGTCTCGACGAATTTCTCGTCCCCGAAGCACGCGAAACCTTTCTCAAGGTCACCAACCTCCAACCCGGCCACACCGACGCCCGCCTCGGCCTCGCCCAGGTCGTCCACCTCGAAGGCAAAACCTCCGAAGCCATTGTCCGCCTCGACCAGCTCGTCGAAGAACAACCCCACTCCGCCACCGCCCACCTTGCCCTCAGCCGCCTTCTTGCCGGAGAAAACGAAATCGACCGCGCCCGCATCCTCTACCAGCGCGCCCTCGAACTCAATCCCGCCCTCACCGACAGCTCCCTGGAAAAACAGCTCGCCGAATCGCCGCCCTCGTCTTCATCCCATTCCAATTCCCAGCGCCGCAAAGCCGGCCTCACCTCCGACGGCGACTACTTCCAGGCCGACGACGAAAGCGATGACAACCCCGACTCCGATGACGAAGACTCCCGTCCACGCGGCGGCACCGCCTTCGACCTCGGCCTCGCCGACTTCGAAAAACCCAAACTCAGCTTCGCCGACGTCGGCGGCATGGACGAAGTCAAAGACGCCATCCGGATGAAAATCATCCACCCCCTCCAGCACGCCGACCTCTTCCGCGCCTACAACAAAAAAGTTGGCGGCGGCGTCCTTCTCTACGGCCCTCCCGGTTGCGGCAAAACTCTCCTTAGCAAAGCCACCGCCGGCGAAATCAAGGCCAACTTCATCGCCCTCGGCCTCCACCAAATCCTCGACATGTGGATCGGCAATTCCGAGAAAAACATGCACGAAGTCTTCGAACTCGCCCGCCAGCACGCCCCCTGCATCCTGTTCTTTGACGAAGTCGACGCCCTCGCTGCCGATCGACGCGATCTCCGCCAAAGCGCCGGACGCAACCTCATCAACCAGTTCCTCAGCGAAATGGACGGTGCTCAATCCGACAACGACGGCGTCCTCATCCTCGGTGCCACCAACGCCCCCTGGCACATCGACCCCGCTTTTCGCCGTCCCGGCCGGTTCGACCGCACCCTCTTCGTTCCCCCACCTGATCAGCCCGCCCGCGCCGCCATCGCCGAAGTCATGGCCAAAAACAGACCCATCGGCGAACTCGACCCCATCGCCCTCGCAAAAAAAACCGAAGGTTTCAGCGGAGCCGACCTCAAAGCCGTCTTTGATCTCGCCACCGAAAGCGTCCTCGAAGAAGCCATGAAGAGCGGCAAAGTTGTCCCCCTCAACACCAAAGACCTCATCAAAGCGGCCGGACGTCACAAGCCCACCACCAAAGCCTGGTTCGACAGCGCCCGCAATTACGCCATGTATTCCAACCAAAGCGGCTATTACGACGACGTCCTCAAATACCTCGGCCTGCTGAAATAG
- a CDS encoding tetratricopeptide repeat protein, with amino-acid sequence METTTFDSAYQRAQMLYERSRWSEAAEWFQRALEAEPNHPHSHAMLAMCWIQDPTTLDRAVGAAQRAVALDPEDSHLFAILSIVQMDSSKPGQYLKRKEALASAKTAVQLDPDSDFAHAAQAHAHLRLDQPREAETAARTALSLNPDNTMATQALSAALLQLGKREDHRHLIQNQLTENPDDDQAHVSAGWQALADGRHQDANNHFREALRLDPMNEVARSGLVESFRARSFIYRWYVQYCQWIARISGGRTTAIMIGGFIAYKILGTTLKQFSPGLATALMVLWLTLVLWSFLARGIGSALMLKDRFARLALQPKEKWEGICLGLLILLALTFAGLTFVPNVVAEPMHALVLFLAAVPVASAFSNDHHIGRWIYAALAIIAAGCALIATPSALVMFQDAPGASLAAVALLIGVATTWLTSLRILFA; translated from the coding sequence ATGGAAACCACCACCTTCGATTCCGCCTACCAGCGCGCCCAGATGCTCTACGAACGCAGCCGCTGGTCCGAAGCCGCCGAGTGGTTCCAACGAGCCCTCGAAGCCGAACCCAACCACCCCCACTCCCACGCCATGCTCGCCATGTGCTGGATTCAGGATCCGACCACCCTCGACCGCGCCGTCGGTGCCGCCCAACGCGCCGTCGCCCTTGATCCCGAAGACTCCCACCTTTTTGCCATCCTCTCCATCGTGCAGATGGACAGCAGCAAACCCGGCCAATACCTCAAACGCAAGGAAGCCCTCGCCTCCGCCAAAACCGCCGTCCAGCTCGATCCCGATTCCGACTTCGCCCACGCCGCCCAGGCCCACGCTCATCTCCGACTCGACCAGCCCCGCGAAGCCGAAACCGCCGCCCGCACCGCCCTTTCCCTGAATCCCGACAACACCATGGCCACCCAGGCCCTCTCTGCAGCCCTTCTCCAGCTCGGTAAACGGGAGGACCACCGCCATCTGATTCAAAACCAGCTCACCGAAAATCCCGACGACGACCAGGCCCATGTCAGCGCCGGCTGGCAGGCCCTCGCCGATGGCCGACATCAGGACGCCAACAATCACTTTCGCGAAGCGCTCCGGCTCGATCCCATGAACGAAGTCGCCCGCTCCGGCCTCGTCGAAAGTTTCCGCGCCCGCTCTTTCATCTACCGTTGGTATGTTCAATACTGCCAGTGGATCGCCCGCATCAGCGGCGGTCGCACGACTGCCATCATGATCGGCGGTTTCATCGCCTACAAAATCCTCGGCACCACCCTCAAACAATTCTCTCCCGGCCTCGCCACCGCCCTCATGGTCCTCTGGCTGACCCTGGTGCTGTGGAGTTTCCTCGCCCGCGGCATCGGCTCTGCCCTCATGTTAAAAGACCGCTTTGCCCGCCTTGCCCTCCAACCCAAGGAAAAATGGGAAGGCATCTGCCTTGGCCTGCTCATTCTCCTCGCCCTCACCTTTGCTGGCCTCACCTTCGTTCCCAACGTGGTCGCCGAACCCATGCACGCCCTCGTGCTGTTCCTCGCTGCCGTGCCCGTTGCGAGCGCCTTCTCCAACGACCACCACATCGGCCGTTGGATCTACGCCGCCCTCGCCATCATCGCCGCCGGTTGTGCCCTCATCGCCACTCCCAGTGCCCTCGTCATGTTCCAAGACGCCCCCGGCGCCTCCCTCGCCGCCGTCGCCCTCCTGATCGGCGTCGCCACCACCTGGCTCACCAGCCTGCGCATCCTCTTCGCCTGA